One genomic window of Solanum dulcamara chromosome 10, daSolDulc1.2, whole genome shotgun sequence includes the following:
- the LOC129869867 gene encoding uncharacterized protein LOC129869867, with product MEREEFGDPKRARASGQFSGTSSGGRGSYRGGGSFQRRGPVHASMPASEDGQIPRGSYNTGQSYQGSQQRPMSRVSYISSAGSSQRFSHGRVCYTCGDPDHLSWQCTSQGRGGTQPSSSVSVRGPAPPVRGRGRAQTSKGGRTPGRGASGAIIPQGGGRGVGQVGGGRGAQCYAFPGRPEAEASDAVITVELGPDLTFEEEPIDILDRQVRKLRTKEIASVKVQWKHRSVGEVTWETEAYMRARYPHLFEPSGIFLYSMFGDEYDFCGG from the exons atggagagagaggagttcggggaccccaagagggcccgtgcttctggtcagttttcgggtacctcatctggaggtagagggtcctatagaggaGGTGGTTCCTTTCAGCGTAGAGGACCAGTTCATGCATCTATGCCAGCTTCTGAGGATGGTCAGATACCTCGTGGGTCCTACAATACAGGTCAGAGTTACCAGGGGTCACAACAGAGGCCGATGAGCCGGGTTAGTTATATAAGTTCTGCAGGTTCATCGCAGAGGTTTTCGCACGGGAGAGTATGTTATACTTGTGGTGATCCAGATCATCTTTCATGGCAGTGTACATCTCAGGGTCGAGGAGGAACCCAGCCTAGTTCTTCAGTTTCAGTTAGAGGACCAGCGCCGCCGGTtagaggtcgaggtagagcccAGACTAGTAAAGGTGGTCGCACTCCTGGTAGGGGTGCTAGTGGTGCTATAATCCCTCAGggaggaggtagaggtgttgggCAGGTCGGAGGTGGTAGGGGAgctcagtgttatgcttttccagggagacccgaggctgaggcttccGACGCCGTGATCACAG tggagttgggtcctgacttgacatttgaggaggagcctatagacattctagataggcaggttcgtaagcttagaaccaaggagatagcttcagtgaaggtacaatggaagcaccgtTCAGTCGGAGAGGTGACTTGGGAGACAGAGGCTTATATGCGTGCCAGATATCCCCATCTTTTTGAACCTTCAGGTATATTCCTTTACTCTATGTTCGGGGACGAATATGATTTttgtggtggataa